The DNA sequence CACATACCAGAAATCCAAATTATCAACATCCAATCCATTAATGGTACTCCCTATAACAAATTTGAGTCGTATCATTTATCAAGTTTATTGTCATCCCCCTTCAAAAAATCAGGGCTTTCTTTGATGATATGAATTACAACTGGAAATAAATAACGACTTCTTATCTTTTCTTCGCTCAAGGGTGTTTTCTCAAATGTTCGATACAGTTGGCTTTACAGGCTTGGATAGAATTAGAATTAGAGGCAACGAAGATTACCATGAGAATAAATGCAATATGGACTTCACATTTGATGCTCCTGTTACAATGGAGACTCCTTCCATTGCAATCTGTTTAGACCATCAATAATCGCCCTTCGGAACTCACCATTGTGGAGAAGGAAAGATGAGACGTGCCCACCAGTGACCCATCGCACCTCTGAGCCCGGCCAAGCTTTTTGAAGCTCCAGCACAGAGTGCTTTGGAATGTACCCATCATCCTGAAACACAATTACGTAGTTGGCTAGATTTAGCAAGGATATGCAAAACTCTGAAAAATTAAACAAGATCACAGTTCATCCTATTCAAATCACAATTTCAGATGTTAAAACTATGTAACATAATCAGCTAGAAGTCCTGTATTTTGAAAAAGAACACTTCCTTCCTGGAGCACTGGAAATGTTAACAAACAAGTACACAACATATCAATAATGTGACTGAGATCTAACTGATACTTACAGTAGCAGCAACAAATATTACAGCATTGGGATTTTTTGGAATTGGAAAGCGTGTTACATCTGTGAGAGACAAAACATTCCGCATTCGATCTCTCACCTCCTCTAGAGTCATTGCAACATTCTGTGCTGCAAGTTCCTCTCTCAGTGCCTCCCACGCAGTGGCATGCTTTAGTATCCCCTCACAGAATGCCACAACAGCAGAGTGtggagaaagaaaaggaagggTTGCAACAGGTGTAGGGTGCAGTGATCCAACCATAGCAGCATGCACTCCTCCTAGAGTACATAAAAGCATTAAATTTTTGGACCCAACAAAAAGGACTCAAATTATTCTCTCATCCTTCTGacgagaaaataattttaattttcgaaAGAGACAAATGGGTAGACCAATGAAGAAATGTGACCTTAAAGCTAAAGAGGATGTAGTTTTAATAGTTTAGGAAGCAGAGGCTTGTATCAACTCTTACCCATACTAAGTCCACAAACACCCATTTTGCCATACCCTGCTTCAGAATCTAACCAATATAAGAGACTTCTAGCTTCTTCAATCGTTGCCCTTCCTAATAAGAGCAAGTCACTAACACACAATAATTTTGCACCACGCTGCAGCAGAGGACGTCTTTGTCCATAGAAAGGactgaaataaataatttaccccacatcaaaaacttataaattaatgaaaaaaatcaaCATAGATAACCATGTGCAAATGATTTTCACCTCTCAAGCACCATAGTTGCAATGTTCTCCTTCAACAAGGGTCCTCCAAGCCGCAATCTCCGTTCAAATGTATGGTCCCCAGTTCCTGCAGGTGGAGATTAGAACTTTATTCCAAACAGAAGTGCCCCAAATGTCAAATTAgctatgaaaataaatttgattaaagcTTTGAGTATAAGATACTTGAATATGTTATGTTAAGCTGTATGCAATAGATTCTGCAATATTttgtggaaaatatatcatataaaacaACAGACAACTAGTTTAGACCACCAAAGCAGTTCATGATCCACAAACTGCTCTATAAAAATTTGGAATAGTGCAACAATTCCCAAGGAATACTATACCATACAAGTATGGCCTAAAATAATTAGCTACTTCTCGGAAGAAATAAAAGGCATAGGCTCATTTCTCTTAATGCTGACATGGCTCTTAAAACATACTTATTGCCCGACCTATACAACATTTTCCAGCAATGACTTGCTTTAATGAGAGAAAAACTATTGTGTACGGCATAACCGTTCTGAACATGTGATGCAATCTTTCAAGGAGAAGATAAATATTCAAGGAATGGtatcaaaaaaatttgtatccGAAATGAAGCCAAAAATAGTTGATTCTTTTTCTGCATATTCCATAAAACGATTAGAGTCACAATTTTCTAATCAGTAAGAGAAactccaaaaatttaaaactcaGCAATTAACATATAACATGATTTTTGTATAGTACATTGTGGTAAATAAGCAAGTCAGAAACAAAAAATCACAGAATTCTACTCTGAAACACTGCAAAACTACAGTAAGAAGTCTCTAATTGAGtgaaaataaaaccataagAAAACCAAACCCATAAACCAAGCAAAAGAAACAACAGAACAATTGCCCCAAGTCAACTGTCATTGCGGCAAATAATCAAACAATATATCCGAGTCTTACAATAACAACTGGAACAACCTAAAACAAacgcattttttgaaaaaaaaacaaaaaaaaaaaaaaacacatttttttcCATGTTAAGTTAAAAAGATAAACAGACCAATACCTGCAAGATGAACAACGCAGGCCATTTTCTGAGGGGGCACACTTTTCGGGGTGAGAAAGGCAACTCTTGCATTGTGACTCTCTGGAGGCAATGCACTGAGAAGCTGCTCATCACAAGGTGTCTTGAATGTACCTTCTCTCAGACAAGCTGTCCTGCTCTCCCAAACCGTTTTCCAAACCGGTCGGACCAAAGTGGGCGGCAAATTCTGGCCAGCCGCATCTGGGAATAGCTGCTTGATCATTCTTTCTAGCATAACAAGCTTCGAACCACCCCATCCTCTTGAAAAAAATTGTGGGCTAATCTTTGTTCTGTGCATGCAAGCACCGTATACATGGTCCAACACATAATGGAGCAATCCAAGATTCAGAGTGACCATATCAAgaattaaaacccaaaaaaatcctAAGACACCAATAGAAATTATTTCAAATCTATGGAAATTTCTATCGATtggaaagaaacccacaaaggTTTTCACAATCAAAACCTCAAATTTTTAAACAGACAAAGAGCAATTATTCAAATCTtcaagaaaacttaaaaaatgaatttacccaccaaaaaaaaaaaaaaaaaatcattgcctTTGAAGTAAAGCTAATGAAAATCAAAAGGGTATTTAGATCTCATAAATGAAAGAATACtggatcaatttttttattcatctccttgaaagaaaaatagCCAAGAATGTTTGCAAATCAATACGAATGGGTAGATACAGTCTTATACAAGAAATCGAAGAAAGGTTGGGGAAGATAAGATGGGTTACACCCAGAGACGCAAAGAAAAGGAAGAGTGAGCGAATGGAGGGTGGatccaaaatatatgaaagtgATTGCTGATTTTCGATAAAAGCGGGGTAGAGATCTTGCGGCAGAAGAACACAAAACTATGGGCGGGGAATCAATCGGCCAAGAGACACGCTGGATTCCGGTCCCACGTGCCATCTCATGCCATATCCATTCTCAAgtttatttactaatttattttgcTTCCGTTTACCTAACTCCTAATTATTGTAGAGGaatcattaaaaatagaaaaaatttattGAGGCCAGGCTAGCTCGGCGCAGCCCAGCTTAGCccattgaaaacaaaaacaaaaaaaaaaaaaaaacaaaaaaaaaaaattataaatgggatttgaaattttataatttgtagTCATTTTGTGCCTTAGTTGATGATTTTTatctggaaaaaaaattgataatttattattattattattatttattggttCATGATGCTGCATTAGAGGTCCATCTTCCATGGAATGAGCCACAGATATAGATTTACTAACTAATGCACCAACCATAAAGAGAAAAAATGCGTGGTGTCattgttaataaaaattatgttttttgatGGTCCTTTCAATGTTCTTGTTGCAAAATACTCTATTTTTGTTTTAGCTAAAATATCCTTTAaatactcttctttttttttaattttttttaaactgtaCATAAGGGATAGACTTGAATCATAATTAAACAATTCATTACTATTTTTGTTACCGAAGTAATTACATTGACAGTTTTTCTGtgtatttccaaaatttttatgaaatttgttCCTAGTAGAAGGAAttgactaaaaatataaaaatatttctttctaaCGTTTGGAAGGAAAAATGAAggataaaatatgaaaataataaataaggtaACAGAAatgataagaagaaaaaaacgattttgttttttcccctTCACATATTTGCAAAGTAAACACCATATCACTTAATAGTTAGaggaagttaaaaaaaaaaaaaaaaagtatttatttgtttatcatgTGATCTTGTCTAATGCTTATGATTTAGCATTTTAGTTATTAAGTAAATATTGAAAAGTATATGCAAGTAAATTTGTATACTGTTTTGTCTCAGTTATGCCTTAATTCCGTcaactattaaaaattaattaatttcaataaaaagaTTTTGAGGAAAAAATGCATTTGGATGGGTGATaaaattaagccaaaaaaaaaaaaaaaacaaaaaaaacaaaaaaaaggataaaaaaacgAAATCCAACAAAGAGAAAAACGTAGTTGCTAACCGATAGTTCGAATGAGCTCGAAAACCTTTTAAAGAGACGGTTAAATCCACAGAAAACAACGAAACAGAGAGAAGCCACAAAGGTATCCATGGCAACTCTCCCATGCTTCCAAAACAAATTAGCAATCCCAGAACCCAGATAGAAAAAAACCCATGAAACCCAGAAGAAGTAAAAGACCAAGCGACAATACTGGGATCTTCTTTGTTCAACCCCTTGACAATTCTATCAGAAAACTGCCATCTCCCTTTGTTGTGGTCGAATAATGGTGAACCTTTTTGTATAGAAAGTGGAAACAGCTGAAATTACTTACATTCCTCATCTCTTCGTAGTCATTTTATGAAGTTCACGGTGTTCTTGTAAACTTAGCTAAGCGAAAAGCTCAAGGTAAGGACCCTATGTTGGTgagattttatttagtttttgtttactttgataCATTTGAGTTTGTGCTGAAAGCACAATTTGCATGTGTGCTGTTTGAAAGTTTGTCTCTTTGAGTAACAGACCTTCAGAAATCGTGCACACATTGTGTGAGAGGTTTTTCTGTTTAAAGCATCTTCTTAGTCAATAAGAGATTTAAAAACCTGCAAATTTAGATTAATTCTGTACTTGTGCACATAGGAATAAACATTATATCTTTATGTTACTAGAACAATGCAATTTTAATCTAAATGGGTTATCCCTTAAAGGAGCACAAGGTTACAATTTAATGTATGCAGTTGGCAATTTGTTGGGGTATTTTCGGGATATGAATTTATGGCTGGATTTTTGGACTTTGGCAAGTAGCATGTAATAATCGACTTAGGTTGCAGCTGACTGATCTGTAAAACATCAGAAAGTTGTATGCAGAAACCTTACAATTGTGTTGGATACATATTTCTCTAGTCTTGATTCCTTTACTATAATACTCTTGATGAAGCTACTTGTTGATGCTGCAACTAAACTGGTAGACAAGCTTTTTAGGTCTTTTCTCCATACTGGAGTTACATTTAGGTGATCTTAGTTGTTTGTAAGTATCTTGACTGGTCAAGTGTGTATTCAACTTGAGAGATGGTGTTGGTCGTGTTAAGTAATATGTGGGATTCATGCTTTTGTTATGAGAGTTATGTTCATTGGTCTCCTGTATATTTtctgtttgataaatttttattgttatctGGTAATGAGCCACCTCCACATCACTTACAGGAAAATGTTGAAGTCAATCTTCTAACAGCAGTCGGACAGCATTGTAGTGAACAATCATTCCTTCATGTGTGGTTATTCAAATATGCTTGTGAGACTAGTGTATGGCAACAAATGAGAACAAACAGTGAATTTCTTTCCAAACTCTTGTATGGAAAGAAACTTTATCATGCTTTTCTACAACCATGTCCACCGTGGTTGAgatttttctcttctttgaACCTTTCTCAaacattagaaaagaaaaagaagtcaaATAGAGCTCTGAGACTTCTGGACATTATTAACCCAAAAGCAAGTGTTGCCCGAACTCACCGACAACGCCATCTTCAGCTCATTGAGAACTTTTTAGCCCCTAGTTTGGAACAACTGAGTTCCCAAGAACTTAGTATTGGCTCAGCTTTATCTTGTTCAAGTTCATCAGAGGAAATAATAAACCTGTTTGGTCAAGGACTTGAATCTAATCCTGTTTATACTCAATCATGCAATGAGAGGTTAATGAATGATGCAACTGTCTTATCACATGCTGTTAGTTTGTGTGGGTCGATGTGCGACCTTCATGGTGGTGTTCAATATCATTGTCTGGCATTAAGAACGGGGTTtgtagcaaatatttatataggaAGTTCTTTGATCCATTTGTATGGTAAATGCAATGAGTTGGACAATGCTTACCAAGTTTTTGTAGAAATGCCTATAAAAAATGTGGTTTCATGGACATCTATAATTGCTGCATTTGCACAAGACTGGCAGGTGGATGTATGCTTGGACCTATTCCACAGGATGAGGAATTCAATTTTGAAGCCCAATGATTTCACATTTACAAGTCTTTTGAGTGCTTGCATGGGCAGTGGAGCTCTTGGGCAAGGGAGAAGCATTCACTGCCAAACAATTCAAATGGGTTTCTATTCGTACATTCACATTTCTAATGCTCTCATTTCAATGTATTGCAAATGTGGAGCTGTTGACCATGCACTTTTCATTTTCAGAAGT is a window from the Ziziphus jujuba cultivar Dongzao chromosome 11, ASM3175591v1 genome containing:
- the LOC107435594 gene encoding pentatricopeptide repeat-containing protein At2g37320, with the protein product MRTNSEFLSKLLYGKKLYHAFLQPCPPWLRFFSSLNLSQTLEKKKKSNRALRLLDIINPKASVARTHRQRHLQLIENFLAPSLEQLSSQELSIGSALSCSSSSEEIINLFGQGLESNPVYTQSCNERLMNDATVLSHAVSLCGSMCDLHGGVQYHCLALRTGFVANIYIGSSLIHLYGKCNELDNAYQVFVEMPIKNVVSWTSIIAAFAQDWQVDVCLDLFHRMRNSILKPNDFTFTSLLSACMGSGALGQGRSIHCQTIQMGFYSYIHISNALISMYCKCGAVDHALFIFRSIDRKDTVSWNSMITGYAQHGLAFQAIDLFKEMKKQSVKTDAISFLGVLSSCRHAGLVKEGWLYLNSMVENGVQPELDHYSCVIDLLGRAGLLEEALEVIQKMPINPNAVIWGSLLSSCRFHGNIWFGIQAAENRLLLEPSCAATHVQLAHLYASVGCWDHVARVRKLMKDKGLKTSPGCSWIEVKNEVCKFRAEDMSNARMVEIISVLDSLADHMGALSHDPEILQEEMGFMFYFQ
- the LOC107405690 gene encoding uncharacterized protein LOC107405690 isoform X1; the protein is MVTLNLGLLHYVLDHVYGACMHRTKISPQFFSRGWGGSKLVMLERMIKQLFPDAAGQNLPPTLVRPVWKTVWESRTACLREGTFKTPCDEQLLSALPPESHNARVAFLTPKSVPPQKMACVVHLAGTGDHTFERRLRLGGPLLKENIATMVLESPFYGQRRPLLQRGAKLLCVSDLLLLGRATIEEARSLLYWLDSEAGYGKMGVCGLSMGGVHAAMVGSLHPTPVATLPFLSPHSAVVAFCEGILKHATAWEALREELAAQNVAMTLEEVRDRMRNVLSLTDVTRFPIPKNPNAVIFVAATDDGYIPKHSVLELQKAWPGSEVRWVTGGHVSSFLLHNGEFRRAIIDGLNRLQWKESPL
- the LOC107405690 gene encoding uncharacterized protein LOC107405690 isoform X2, whose amino-acid sequence is MVTLNLGLLHYVLDHVYGACMHRTKISPQFFSRGWGGSKLVMLERMIKQLFPDAAGQNLPPTLVRPVWKTVWESRTACLREGTFKTPCDEQLLSALPPESHNARVAFLTPKSVPPQKMACVVHLAGTGDHTFERRLRLGGPLLKENIATMVLESPFYGQRRPLLQRGAKLLCVSDLLLLGRATIEEARSLLYWLDSEAGYGKMGVCGLSMGGVHAAMVGSLHPTPVATLPFLSPHSAVVAFCEGILKHATAWEALREELAAQNVAMTLEEDDGYIPKHSVLELQKAWPGSEVRWVTGGHVSSFLLHNGEFRRAIIDGLNRLQWKESPL